The following nucleotide sequence is from Vitis vinifera cultivar Pinot Noir 40024 chromosome 14, ASM3070453v1.
TATCAGTGGGGTTTTTAAGGAGGGTTTGTGGAAGCATGCCCAAGATATTCTTCATGAAATGGTTGACATGGGGATAAAACCTGACCTGTTGACGTTTAGAGTTCTTTTAGCAGGTTATTGTAAAGCTCGACGATTTGGTGAAGCGAAAGCAACTGTTGGTGAGATGGTGAACTATGGTCTAATTCAACTCTGTTCACAGGAGGACCCACTTTCTAAAGCCTTCATGGTTTTGGAGCTTGATCCTCTGGCCATTAGGGTAAAAAGGGACAATGATGTCGGATTTTCTAAAACAGAGTTCTTTGACAATCTTGGGAATGGACTTTATTTAGAAACAGACGTAGATGAGTATGAAAAGAAAGTAACTGGGATTCTTGAAGATTCAATGGTTCCTGATTTTAACTTGCTTATAACAAGGGCATGTGCTGGTGGGAATGTAAAAACTGCAATGATGGTGGTAGATGAAATGGTTCGTTGGGGGCAAGAGCTGTCTTTGTCTGCCTTCTCAGCATTACTGGAGGGGCTTTGTGCATCCCATTTCTCTATCAAGGCGGTTACTGGTCTCTTAGAGAAAATGCCAAAGTTGGTTAATCAGGTAGACGAGGAAACTCTCAATTTGCTAGTCCAAACACACTGCAAAAAAGGCTTCATTGGCAAGGGCAAAATAATACTGAATGGAATGCTCCAAAGGCATCTCAGTGTTAAGAGTGAGACATACGTGGCTCTATTAGCAGGTTTATGCAAAAAAGGAAACTCAAGAACCATCCGATGTTGCTGGGATCTTGCAAGAAGAGATAAATGGTTACTTGAACTGAAAGATTGTAAAGTCCTTGTGGGTTGTCTATGCCAGCAAAAATTTCTCAAAGAAGCATTAGAGCTCCTTGAAAGCATGCTGGCGACCTACCCTCACTTACGCTTAGATGTTTGCAATATGTTCCTCGAAAAGCTCTGTGTTGTGGGGTTTACTACTATTGCACATGCTTTAGTGGATGAATTTCTACAGCAGGGCTGCATCTTGGATCACACAGCTCATAGCCATCTTATAAGTGGTTTCTGTAAGGAGAAAAGATTCTCGGAAGCTTTCACAATATTTGAGAGTATGCAAGCTAAGAACTTGGTCCCATGCTTGGATGCTTCTATTCTGTTAATTCCTCAACTTTGTAGGGCGAATAGAGTTGAGAAAGCTATTGCTTTGAAGGACCTTAGTTTGAGGGAACAGTCCATAGACTCATTCTCTGTGCATAGTGCTTTGATGAATGGGTTTTGTAAGACAGGGAGAATTGGAGAAGCAGCCATTCTATTCCAGGATATGTTCTCAAACGGGCTACTTCCAGATATTGAAATTTGCAACATGCTGGTTTTTGGATACTGCCAAGCTAACAGCGTGCGGAAAGTCACAGAGTTAATTGGTGTTATGATAAGAAAGGATTTAGGCTTCTCAATCTCAGTGTACCGAAATGTGGTTCGTCTGTTGTGTATGAATGGTATGGTCCTTCCTTTATTAAGGATGAAAGAGCTTATGCTTAGGGAAAACAACTTTCCGCATCTGATTGTTTATAACATTCTAATTTACCATCTTTTCCAAACAGGGAACAGTTTGCTTGTGAAGGTAATTTTGGGTGAGTTGCATAAGAAAGGATTGCTATTTGATGAAGTCACTTATAATTTTCTTGTGTACGGGTTTTTGCAAAGTAAAGATGTGCCAACTTCTGTGCAGTATCTGACTGCCATGATTTCTAAGGAACTTAGGCCGAGCAGCCGCAACTTGAGGGCAGTAATAAGCTGCCTCTGTGATAGTGGGATGCTTAGAAAGGCCTTGGAGTTGAGTCGAGAAATGGAATTAAGAGGCTGGATTCATGGTTCAATTGCTCAAAATGCAATTGTTGGGTGCCTTCTTTCTCATGGTAAGCTTAAAGAAGCAGAAAGCTTTTTAGACAGGATGGTAGAAAAAGGTTTAATTCCAGATAATATAAATTACGAGAGTCTAATTAGGCAATTTTGTTGGCATGGGAGACTGAACAAAGCAGTTGAGCTTCTAAACATAATGTTGAAGAAAGGAAACCTCCCAAATTGTTCTAGTTATGATTCTGTAATCCAAGGTTTCTGCACAGTCAACAGATTGGATGAAGCTATGGATTTTCATACCGAGATGTTGGATAGGAAGTTAAGGCCAAGCATCAAAGCATGGGATGCACTTGCCCATAAGTTCTGCCAAGATGGACGAACTGCAGAAGCTGAAAGTTTATTGGTCTCTATGGTTCAGATGGGTGAAACTCCAACCAGGGAGATGTACACCTCTCTAATTAACAGGCTCCGCTCTGAGAATAATCTCAGCAAGGCATCTGAGCTCTTGCAGGCAATGCAACTAAGTGGTCATGCACCAGACTTTGGGACTCACTGGTCTCTCATAAGCAACTTAAACCGCTCTAAAGACAAGGACAGTGCAAACCGGGGTTTCTTGTCAAGGCTACTTTCTGAAAGTGGATTTAGTCGAGGAAAGAGCTCCAAACAAGGGTAATACAAAATTGTGCAATCTGGGTTTCTGATTTTACCTTCATTTTTAGCTTAGTTGATGGAACTGTAATGTGGGTTGTTTATTCCCCAATGATGTGAAATGTAGATGACTGTAATCCTGATGATTCCAGGAAGCGatgtatatattaaattaaatataaaaaaattcaaatagatGAAAGTTTCTTTTCCAAACAACTGCTTTCTGGGTTTCTAACGATTTTTCCTTTGCCAGgcatataatattaaatatccATGTGTGGGAAGAACTCAAGCAAACACTTTATCCTCTATATGTTTgtgatttttggttttaaaaccTGTTCTTTTCCTTCCCTCCTGTATTCTTGGAAGGATGCCTGCCAGCCTAGGTCCTTGATCTCCTGCAGGGTTTTGGAAACCAATTTTGGAAAAAGGTCATTGCTTTCTTGTATGGGGTATATGCTGATTTTCTTGTATGTGAGTGATGAAGCTGCTGTATGATTTTTCTGGTCAGCATCTGGGGGATTTCCTACCTCATGAATGATCAAGTTAAATTTTTGAGATAGGGTTATGAATGAGATTCTAAGATTTGAATTCTTGTGCTAACTATCTGAACTAAGTGTGGTAGTAGATCAATGAAACTAGAAATTGATCatgaagaaaatataatatttttatgggTCTGATGGATAACATCAGTTTTCAGTGCTTAacaaaaattctattttattaataactcaaatatgaaaaagacaTTGTATACTGATGTATGATGTAAAAGTTGTATTTCTctacttatttttcataatattttttttaaaaaataagttattttttttagaatagttatTGACGATAATTCAAGTTAATTTTAGAGACACCTACAAACATTTGTATTTGCCTTTAAGAATCACCTGATTTTAGAATATATTCACTTcaaaatttatcttttcaacatagaaaaaccatttttaagaacaattttcaaatacgCCACCCATTTCTCATCTCTTTCATATTTCACAGAAAAGCCTCTTCATGGCAAAGTTTCCCATTGATTATGCTCAGAGTCATACCCAAATGCCTACAAAGTGGAGGACCAAGTGTTACAGGCCCCTTTGtcagggtttttttttgttctttcttgtAGATGATGTAAAAAACAAAGTGGATTCGTTTAGTGAAGTGCATCAATCATACACCAACTCAACCTTCATATGTTCCTATGACTTGGCTGCCCTAGGATATCACCTGCCCCATTGTGCCAGATCTCCCTAGAACATGGACAAATAAGGATAGTATAAGGGATTCATCAAACACTTACCAAATTTGTAGGCACTTCACCTCACCAATTTGGGCCAAGCTTGGTGGACTTGCAACTTGGAAGAGGATTAAAATACCTAGATGTCAGAGCAAGTGAGGGCAGGTGGTCCTAAAAACAAAGCCCTAAACTTGCTTTAGTTAGTAAAATCATTCGCTGTATCACATGGCGACGCGAGTTGCAGAGGTGGGGTTCTACAGCTACCAATGCCCAACAAACCTCCCATGCTCCTTCACCGCTTTACATGGTGGAATGCTGAATATCTTACCTTGGTCTCATGTATAAATGCATATCCCACTCTCCTCTCATCATCTACCTACAGCCCAAGATTCTTGCATAACTCCTTGCTACTCCCTAGAGCTTCAAAGCTATTCTTTTCTCTCAGGAAAATGAAGGCTGGTGCCCTTGAGCTTGGTGAGGGGTCCAAGACTTCCATCCCTAGAGGTGGGGTGAACAGAGGGATCTCTATACTCGACTTCATTCTGAGGCTCATCACCATCATTGGCACGTTAGGAAGTGCAATAGCCATGGGAACGACTAATGAGACACTACCCTTCTTCACCCAGTTCACTCAGTTCAGAGCCGAGTATGATGATCTTCCAACATTCACGTGGGTACACTTGCTCATTAAGCTGTTGGGTGTTCTTCTTTGCTGAATAGTATCCGAGCTGTACATTGACCTTCTTATTTGTCTTATGACAGGTTCTTTGTGATAGCAAATTCCATTGTAAGTGGCTACCTGgttctctctctcccaatgtCCATCTTACATATAGTGAGGAGTGGTGCAAGAGCCAGCAGAATAGTCTTGATATTCTTTGACACGGTAATTTGATTTGTAGAGCTTAAGTTAATATGCAGTTTAATGAACCTGCATGGCCTGCTTATGCCATGTATGGAAGAAACTTTAACAAACAATATTCAATATCACCAGCAAGCTTGATAATTTCCAACAAAAAGTTTTACAATACATGGAGAGAAAACAGAACTATCTGATAAACACATGATGTTTGTCATGAAATTGAACTAAGCATAGGTGGGAGTGAAGTGGCTTCTAAAAAACACTGTTCTTAGCTTCTAAGTTTCAAAGTAGTTCATGCATATACTTGCTAAGTTCTCTTACCAAAGTGAGTTTACCATTGTGAAGGCAATGCTTGCTCTATTGACGGCTGCAGCTTCTGCAGCATCAGCCATTGTCTACTTGGCGCACAAGGGCAATGCTCAGGCGAACTGGTTTGCCATCTGCCAACAATTCAAATCCTTCTGTGAGCGCATCTCTGGCTCTTTGATTGGATCTTTTGGAggaattattttgtttatactGCTAGTATTGTTGTCTGCTGTTGCCCTTTCCCGCTGTTGATGTGGCATGGCACTATTGTTGTCAGCTGTCCATTTCTCGCTGTTGATATGGCAGGATGATCATGGCTCCCTATGATCAGTGCATGCATGTGTGTCTATTGGTTTGCATTACTGCAAGAGAGAGGGTGAATGCGCATCACTCGTGTAatcttttttttcaagtttcttTCTCCTTTACTGTGTAATGGAATTTGGATTTCACTGAAAGTTTACTTCTCTCAAACAGTGTGAACTAGAGAGATTCTGCATATATGTTTTCCTTTAAACAAGGACTTTATGAAAGCTAAGAAATCTAATTATTCTTATTAACTGGTGGTAAGAATCAGCACAAAATGGGAAGCACCCAAGCATTAACACTTTCTACAGAGAGCTGTAGTTGCAGTTGCAATAGCAACACTAGCAAATGTAATATGATGTAATAGTTTTGACTTGAGTATCGAGAATCATTCTCTATGCAAGATAAAATTCTGTGAAGATTGTAACATAAAAGCAATGAAGAGAATGTTTTGTGACTAGTGAGGATGACTTAGAACCATGGGTTTTAACAAGCTATAGCATGGTTGAGAAATAGAGGGATTGAGGGAACCGTTTTCACAAAAAGCTCATGGAAGGAGCAGAATGTTTTCTGTCAATCAAGTAGATGAAGTTGCTGATCCATTTTGGCCAGGAACAACAGATACGGGCCATAAAAGGCAAGGGACCAACTTGTAATCTCAGTGTCAATAAAACGATTCAGAACAGAGTTTAGAGCCTGACTATAATTTCTTTCAGCAATTGTTTCAAAACAAAACTTGTGTCATCATTTCCTTCGATAAATAAACTCAGAATTCATCAATGGTCCTGAGAAGGATTATCAGAATGATACATATAAACATGGTTCTAAAGATGATAAAATAAAAGACATTGACATTGTGGACTGATATCTGTGTAATGCTTACTGATATTCTGAAACAATGTAAGGATGTCATGAAAGAGAACTTCCTAACATCTATGCAGCTCAAGGAATGGCTTTCTTGAATTCAACTTGGGTTTTGAATCAAACAAGAAATGCATGAGAGCTTTGTTATCTCCTTCAATTAAGCTACAACCAGCCTCTTTCCTCACCCCACTGTCATCCATCAATTTCCTCACCTTCTCAACCCCATCCCATTCTCCTCGCGAGGCGTATATGTTAGAAAGTAATACATAATCCCCACTCTCATCATGTCTCATTTTGAGTAGCTGCATATTTGCTCGTCTCCCTAATTCAACATTTCCATGAATTCTACAAGCTCCAAGCAGAGTCCTCCACACAATGGCATTGGGTTCGATCTTCATTGTGTctataaaatcaaatgcttcgtTCAATAGCCCAGCACGCCCTAGCAAATCCACCATACACCCATAATGCCTTATGTTTGGTTCAATATTATACTCATCTCTCATAAGATCAAAATATTGACGACCCTCTTCAACTCTTCCAGCATGACTACAAGCAACCAAGACTCCAACAAAAGTGATCTCGTCTGGCCTAATCTTCAGCTTCCGCATCTCAGTAAACAGATGAATTGATTTCTCAGCATGACCATGGAAAGCTAATCCACCTAATACGGAGTTCCAAGTTGATAcatctttctctctcatccCTTGGAACACTTCTAGTGCTCTCACAATGCTCCCACACTTTGCATACATGTCTATAAGTGCATTCCCAAGTAGAACACTCAAATCCCTAAAACCCATCTC
It contains:
- the LOC100257672 gene encoding casparian strip membrane protein 3; this encodes MRISTSLTSNRKMKAGALELGEGSKTSIPRGGVNRGISILDFILRLITIIGTLGSAIAMGTTNETLPFFTQFTQFRAEYDDLPTFTFFVIANSIVSGYLVLSLPMSILHIVRSGARASRIVLIFFDTAMLALLTAAASAASAIVYLAHKGNAQANWFAICQQFKSFCERISGSLIGSFGGIILFILLVLLSAVALSRC